In the genome of Fusarium fujikuroi IMI 58289 draft genome, chromosome FFUJ_chr02, one region contains:
- a CDS encoding related to hexose transporter protein, with amino-acid sequence MVNVGSAADPIVTRLVEEDKTPWYKKPNLRIMYVWLFFCCMGVEMTSGFDSQLINTLQYSQNFHHYLGDGRKNAEGKWAIEPGLLGFVNSSYQLGSIFAVPFAPWFAQRFGRRWSIMLGSLIMVGGAIIQGFAQHVGMYIVARMILGAGILFCIISGAALIGELGYPKERAVLTSLFNSSYYIGQILASAIALGTTPITTNWSWRLPSLLQIVPSLIQISTVFLLPESPRFLVSKDREEEAAQILIKYHAEGDATSQLVQAEIVQIRETIKAEMEASKQSWFEVIRTAGMRRRFVVTIFIGLFTQLSGNTLLSYYSGVLFGMMGFTDDYTKTRINLAYACWSFLNATIIALIVTRFKRRHMYMLSATLMLCAFIGMTVSLERIQAIPEGQKNNAPGIAALFWYFAYSPTYAIGNNALTYTYLVELWPYAMRSRGIGVQQIFGKLAGFFSTNVNSIALDAIKWRYLAIYCGWIFFEFCIIYLLYPETSGRTLEELAFLFEDEELKERTVAAVEKQIHFGDSKADEQQTQVQTREVV; translated from the exons ATGGTCAACGTTGGTAGCGCCGCGGACCCCATCGTCACTCGCCTCGTCGAGGAGGATAAGACGCCATGGTACAAGAAGCCCAATCTGCGTATCATGTACGTCTGGTTGTTCTTCTGCTGTATGGGTGTTGAGATGACTTCTGGTTTCGACTCGCAACTCATCAACACGCTCCAGTACTCTCAGAACTTCCACCACT ATCTCGGTGACGGACGAAAGAATGCAGAAGGCAAGTGGGCCATCGAGCCCGGTCTGCTCGGCTTTGTCAACTCTTCCTACCAGCTCGGCTCTATCTTTGCGGTCCCATTTGCGCCTTGGTTTGCTCAGCGATTCGGTCGAAGATGGTCGATTATGCTTGgttctctcatcatggtTGGCGGTGCTATCATCCAGGGATTCGCCCAGCACG TTGGCATGTACATCGTTGCCCGTATGATTCTCGGAGCTGGAATTCTCTTCTGTATTATCTCTGGTGCTGCCCTCATTGGTGAACTGGGATATCCCAAGGAGCGGGCTGTCCTCACATCTCTGTTCAACTCATCCTACTACATCGGTCAGATTCTCGCCTCTGCTATCGCTCTGGGCACTACTCCCATCACGACCAACTGGTCATGGCGTCTGCCCTCTCTTCTGCAGATCGTCCCCTCGCTTATCCAGATCTCCACCGTCTTTCTCCTTCCCGAGTCTCCTCGTTTCCTCGTCTCCAAAGACCGCGAAGAGGAAGCCGCCCAGATCCTCATCAAGTACCACGCCGAAGGCGATGCCACCTCCCAGCTCGTTCAGGCCGAAATCGTTCAGATCCGAGAGACCATCAAGGCCGAGATGGAAGCCTCCAAGCAGTCCTGGTTCGAGGTTATCCGCACCGCCGGTATGCGTCGTCGATTCGTTGTCACCATCTTTATCGGCCTCTTCACCCAGCTTTCCGGCAACACTCTTCTCAGCTACTATTCCGGTGTTCTTTTCGGCATGATGGGTTTCACCGACGACTACACAAAGACTCGAATCAACCTCGCCTATGCTTGCTGGAGTTTTCTCAATGCTACTATCATTGCTTTGATCGTCACTCGCTTCAAGCGTCGACACATGTACATGCTTTCCGCTACTCTCATGCTATGTGCCTTCATCGGCATGACCGTATCTCTTGAGAGAATTCAAGCTATCCCCGAGGGCCAGAAGAATAATGCTCCTGGTATTGCCGCACTGTTTTGGTACTTTGCTTACTCGCCAACCTACGCCATCGGAAACAACGCTCTCACATACA CCTACCTGGTTGAACTTTGGCCCTACGCGATGCGAAGCCGTGGTATCGGTGTTCAGCAGATCTTCGGAAAGCTGGCCGGTTTCTTCTCCACCAATGTCAACTCCATTGCTCTCGATGCCATCAAGTGGCGATACCTGGCTATTTACTGTGGTTGGATTTTCTTCGAGTTCTGCATCATCTACCTTCTCTATCCCGAGACCAGTGGCCGAACCCTCGAGGAACTTGCATTCC TtttcgaggacgaggaacTCAAGGAGAGAACCGTGGCTGCTGTCGAGAAGCAGATCCACTTTGGAGACTCAAAGGCAGACGAACAGCAGACTCAAGTGCAAACCCGCGAGGTTGTCTAA
- a CDS encoding related to general amidase: MQVNNPVPVPKGTPEHEAKRASVLKALSDKVPADFCLGPEFFKDTPLDVTKVPSTCGLLTDEEVSITEDYDATGLAEAIARRKYTSVVVARAFCKRAIIAHQLTCCLTQWFYDEAIQQATKLDEYLAEHGTTIGPLHGVPVSIKDHIPLAGTFASLGILATAEYDQRDSPLPAVLRQAGAVFYCKTNQPQALMHGESDSPWGRALNPHNTTLTSGGSSGGEGALIAIKGSVLGIGTDIGGSIRIPSAFNGIYGYKPTSGILSTRDLVHGPMVAELTVLANAGPMCRSARDMDLFMRIQLATKPHIRDLTLVPTTWTGLSTQLGLTLGRPLKVGIMTHDGFIQPQPPLKRALSWASTILSDSRLSGLIEVKPFLPYGVKQAWGEIRQAYSPDGGIPSRDAILATGEPIYPLTEWIWKTAAPKGMLTAAEMAYVRKACLDFRHSFAEDWERQDVDIILCPTGVGSATTHDTNFYLMYTALWNYLDCPGLVFPTGLKVEEGEEYDADYKPLGPECAHVKDLWESGNFKRAPISLQLVGRRYHDNQLFGALKLLQEALGLE, from the coding sequence ATGCAAGTCAACAACCCTGTGCCCGTGCCCAAAGGCACCCCAGAGCATGAGGCCAAGCGTGCATCTGTTCTCAAAGCACTCTCCGATAAAGTACCCGCAGACTTCTGTCTGGGTCCCGAATTCTTCAAAGACACCCCTCTCGATGTCACCAAGGTCCCTTCTACCTGTGGTCTCCTCACGGACGAGGAAGTATCCATTACCGAAGACTATGATGCAACTGGCCTTGCTGAGGCTATCGCCAGACGCAAGTATACTTCTGTGGTTGTTGCGAGAGCCTTTTGCAAGCGTGCTATTATCGCCCACCAGCTTACCTGCTGTCTTACCCAGTGGTTTTATGATGAGGCTATCCAGCAGGCTACAAAGCTGGATGAGTATCTAGCAGAGCATGGCACCACCATAGGCCCGCTCCACGGTGTGCCTGTCAGTATCAAGGACCATATTCCCTTGGCTGGAACGTTCGCTTCGTTGGGTATTCTGGCTACGGCTGAATACGATCAGCGCGACTCTCCCCTTCCGGCGGTTCTTCGCCAGGCCGGCGCCGTCTTCTACTGTAAGACAAACCAACCTCAGGCCCTCATGCATGGCGAAAGTGACTCCCCTTGGGGACGAGCTTTGAACCCACACAACACCACCTTGACATCTGGAGGTTCCAGCGGTGGTGAAGGCGCCTTGATTGCTATAAAGGGCTCCGTCCTCGGTATTGGAACCGACATTGGTGGCAGTATAAGAATCCCTTCTGCGTTCAACGGTATCTATGGATACAAGCCAACGAGTGGCATCCTGTCAACAAGAGACTTGGTACACGGGCCTATGGTAGCTGAGCTCACTGTCTTGGCCAACGCTGGTCCCATGTGTCGATCTGCACGGGATATGGACCTATTCATGCGTATTCAGCTTGCTACCAAGCCGCATATCAGAGATCTGACTTTGGTTCCCACGACTTGGACTGGCTTGTCAACCCAGCTAGGCTTGACCCTTGGCCGCCCGCTCAAAGTTGGCATCATGACACACGATGGCTTCATTCAGCCCCAACCACCACTCAAGCGTGCCCTATCATGGGCCAGTACCATTCTATCAGACTCTCGACTATCAGGGCTTATCGAAGTCAAGCCATTCCTGCCTTATGGCGTGAAGCAAGCGTGGGGCGAAATCAGGCAAGCATACTCCCCTGACGGTGGCATTCCAAGTCGTGATGCTATTCTCGCAACAGGCGAGCCGATCTATCCTCTGACCGAATGGATCTGGAAGACCGCTGCTCCCAAGGGCATGCTGACTGCCGCTGAAATGGCTTACGTACGTAAGGCATGCCTCGACTTCCGACATTCCTTTGCAGAGGACTGGGAGCGTCAGGATGTCGACATTATTCTTTGTCCCACTGGTGTCGGGTCAGCTACGACTCATGACACAAATTTCTATCTTATGTATACAGCTCTGTGGAACTATCTCGACTGCCCTGGCCTGGTGTTCCCTACGGGgctcaaggtcgaggagggtGAGGAATACGATGCGGATTATAAGCCGTTAGGTCCTGAGTGCGCTCACGTGAAGGATCTATGGGAGAGTGGAAACTTCAAAAGGGCACCTATTAGCCTTCAGCTTGTGGGGAGGAGGTATCATGATAATCAGCTGTTCGGAGCGTTgaagcttctccaagaagctctgggACTTGAATGA